A window from Cryptomeria japonica chromosome 1, Sugi_1.0, whole genome shotgun sequence encodes these proteins:
- the LOC131044941 gene encoding uncharacterized protein LOC131044941 — protein MASIPRLAAGSNEEQVECRDELITEILSRVSTRDLLKMSTVRKRWRSLIFDPSFAHTHYKNCDRESMFCLIDIPVRRSMPDTYQFRSYNSQTGFSLAEDCAYTLVFDSQSNSWYKGSPLLRSIDIFSYDYVGEPLFFDGVIYFVCKVESSTDAQELKEIRDVDALFRDDQDRLYMIIGYDVNQDQWNFSIFIPASVGFPYCLTEWEGNLLVCASNSTHEENLFVLAASSTHDRNRRIRYSWDEGDGHFVFWILDTEHKLWTRERELDLSHQFHTSWRVSASGGLVWFTCGYNSVTVYHMKNRHWSTHRLDITASALRKRNLTSFVCFEPTLLAF, from the exons ATGGCGAGCATTCCCAGACTGGCAGCAGGAAGCAATGAAGAGCAGGTGGAATGTCGAGATGAGCTGATCACTGAAATACTTTCGAGGGTTTCAACCAGAGATTTGCTGAAGATGTCCACGGTGCGTAAGAGATGGCGCTCACTCATTTTTGACCCATCTTTTGCACATACCCATTACAAGAATTGTGACCGAGAATCGATGTTTTGTCTCATTGACATACCAGTTAGACGATCGATGCCAGATACCTATCAGTTCCGCTCTTACAATTCTCAAACGG GCTTCTCTCTCGCCGAGGACTGCGCATATACCCTGGTGTTTGATTCTCAATCAAATTCGTGGTATAAGGGTTCGCCTCTATTGCGCTCTATTGATATATTTTCATACGATTATGTAGGGGAACCACTTTTTTTTGATGGTGTCATTTATTTCGTTTGTAAAGTCGAAAGCAGTACAGATGCGCAGGAATTGAAAGAAATTAGAGATGTAGATGCCTTGTTTAGAGATGACCAAGATCGTTTATACATGATTATAGGTTATGATGTGAATCAAGACCAATGGAACTTTTCTATTTTCATTCCTGCCTCAGTAGGGTTTCCATATTGCCTTACTGAATGGGAGGGAAATCTATTAGTTTGTGCATCTAATTCCACCCATGAGGAAAACCTGTTTGTATTGGCAGCAAGTTCCACCCACGACCGCAATCGGAGAATTAGATACAGCTGGGATGAGGGTGATGGGCATTTTGTGTTCTGGATATTGGATACAGAGCATAAGCTGTGGACACGAGAACGGGAATTAGATTTATCACATCAGTTTCACACTTCCTGGAGGGTATCTGCAAGCGGTGGTTTAGTATGGTTTACATGTGGTTACAATTCTGTCACAGTTTACCATATGAAGAACAGACATTGGTCAACTCATCGACTAGACATCACAGCTTCTGCTTTGCGGAAGCGAAATCTTACATCATTTGTATGTTTTGAGCCTACGCTTTTGGCATTTTGA